The window CCACCAGCTGTTTGGGAGACCCCAGGATGTAAGTGATGATCTTGGAGTATTGGCAGCGATCATACTTCTGGTTATAGGCCCTGAACTGGGACGGATTGGGCGGAGGTCGGGGCGAAAGTCCCAACTTTTTCATGCAAGCTCCAACATAAGCGTCCTCTATGGTAAAGTGATTGACCGATTTTGAAGCCTCCACAATCTTCTTTGGAAGATCGTTGGAGAAGACATATCCCATTCCCAGAGTGTAGGTGGGGTAGAAAGGTTCCGGGTACATCTCCACAGGGACGTACCACTTGGAGCTCTTTGAGCGGATGACCGGCCTGTGCCACATGAGCATCCCGGTCAGGTAGTTCAGCTTAGGGATGTCTGGCTTCTGTAGCATCATCACTAAATTGTCAATGTTCAGGAAAATGTCCGAGTCCACCTTCATGGCGTACGCTGCTTCGGGGCAGCGAGTGACCAGCCAGTCCATGATCACCATGGTTTTGATTGTCAGATTCAGGTAAGTGTCCAGGAAGTCACTCTGGATCAAGTCGTGGTGCAGTAGGTTCTCCTGTTGAAGCTTCTCCTGCACCACATCCACATCGGCTGCTCTATAGAGGCCCAGCATGAACAGGGTGAGCACCACATCCCCCCgaacctcactgctgctgcccCACGTTTGCCGGATAGCGTCCCGAGCCGCCACGTTCTTAGGTGCCACTGGAACCAACAAGACCAGTAAGGGGGTCTTGGTCTTGCAGACTTCTTTGTTATCCATTATGAAGTGGTAGTTACGTGGGTAGGCTTGATGGAACTGAAGACCCTTGGGAGGTAGGGTAGTAGACACAGGACGAGGTACATTAGGAGGGACAGTAGATCCTTCTGTGGTTTTAATtggttcaaatgtgttgtttgatcGGTCACGGTAAGAAGGAGGGCGCTGAACCGTATTTACAAACCACTGGTTGTGGTCTTTGAGTGGAAAGCCATCCCACCAGGACAGGGAGTTGCTGGATAACCATACAAGCAGGGCCAGACAGCACAGGAGCAGGTACCGGAGGCCGTGGTTCAACCAAAGCCTCTTCAGTTGTCTTTAAAGATAAGAAATGCAAAGTTAAAACATGTGGCACTCATCTGGGGAACAGGAAGTATAAAGTAGCCATGGAGCCAATGACTGCTCTACCTCTGGGTGTATCTGCATTTGTCAAATTGCCACCAATTATGTATGGGTGACTGAATGGGCCTGCTAGGCAAGAGCGTCCTCGGCCCCCCTGACCCAAATCTGCATACTGATCAATAACAGACCTgcatactgaccaataacagacctgcatactgaccaataacagacctgcatactgaccaataacagacctgcatactgaccaataacagaCCTGCATACTGACCTATGACAGACCTgcatactgaccaataacagacctgcatactgaccaataacagacctgcatactgaccaataacagacctgcatactgaccaataacagaCCTGCATACTGATCAATAACAGACCTgcatactgaccaataacacacctgcatactgaccaataacagacctgcatactgaccaataacagacctgcatactgaccaataacagacctgcatactgaccaataacagacctgcatactgaccaataacagacctgcatactgaccaataacagacctgcatactgaccaataacagacctgcatactgaccaataacagacctgcatactgaccaataacacacctgcatactgaccaataacagacctgcatactgaccaataacagacctgcatactgaccaataacagacctgcatactgaccaataacagacctgcatactgaccaataacagaCCTGCATACTGACCTATGACAGACCTgcatactgaccaataacagacctgcatactgaccaataacagacctgcatactgaccaataacagacctgcatactgaccaataacagacctgcatactgaccaataacagacctgcatactgaccaataacagacctgcatactgaccaataacagacctgcatactgaccaataacagacctgcatactgaccaataacagacctgcatactgaccaataacagacctgcatactgaccaataacagaCCTGTTGGTACTGCCGGATAGCGTAACTGCTCCCTAACTTTCCCGGAGAACTGTTTTTAGGTTTTGAAAATAACAGTTTCTGAAGTTGTAATTGTTGAAAGTGAAAACATGTGATAACTTCATTCAATATGAAACTGTATTCAAAGTCTCAACCTTTTTAGGATTTGAGGAAATTCaaactttttctgaaaaatctaaaatgttgagattttttttgtcagaCAGCCGTCCAATAGCTCAGTGGGTGGAGCAGGCGGCCAtgtactggggtttgatcccctttactccactgactgactgctttaacaccacctttactccatactgactgactgctttaacaccacctttactccatactgactgactgctttaacaccacctttactccatactgactgactgctttaacaccacctttactccatactgactgactgctttaacaccacctttactccatactgactgactgctttaacaccacctttactccactgactgactgctttaacaccacctttattccatactgactgactgctttaacaccacctttattccatactgactgactgctttaacaccacctttactccatactgactgactgctttaacaccacctttactccatactgactgactgctttaacaccacctttactccatactgactgactgctttaacaccacctttactccatactgactgactgctttaacaccacctttactccatactgactgactgctttaacaccacctttactccatactgactgactgctttaacaccacctttactccatactgactgactgctttaacaccacctttactccactgactgactgctttaacaccacctttattccatactgactgactgctttaacaccacctttattccatactgactgactgctttaacaccacctttactccatactgactgactgctttaacaccacctttactccatactgactgactgctttaacaccacctttactccatactgactgactgctttaacaccacctttactccatactgactgactgctttaacaccacctttactccatactgactgactgctttaacaccacctttactccactgactgactgctttaacaccacctttactccactgactgactgctttaacaccacctttactccactgactgactgctttaacaccacctttattccatactgactgactgctttaacaccacctttactccactgactgactgctttaacaccacctttactccactgactgactgctttaacaccacctttactccatactgactgactgctctaacaccacctttactccactgactgactgctttaacaccacctttactccactgactgactgctttaacaccacctttactccactgactgactgctttaacaccacctttattccatactgactgactgctttaacaccacctttactccactgactgactgctttaacaccacctttactccactgactgactgctttaacaccacctttactccatactgactgactgctctaacaccacctttactccactgactgactgctttaacaccacctttactccactgactgactgctttaaacaccacctttactccatactgactgactgctttaacaccacctttactccatactgactgactgctctaacaccacctttactccatactgactgactgctctaacaccacctttactccatactgactgactgctttaacaccacctttactccactgactgactgctttaacaccacctttactccatactgactgactgctttaacaccacctttactccatactgactgactgctttaacaccacctttactccactgactgactgctttaacaccacctttcctccactgactgactgctttaacaccacctttactccatactgactgactgctttaacaccacctttactccatactgactgactgctttaacaccacctttcctccactgactgactgctttaacaccacctttactccatactgactgactgctttaacaccacctttactccactgactgactgctttaacaccacctttcctccatactgactgactgctttaacaccacctttactccatactgactgactgctttaacaccacctttactccatactgactgactgctttaacaccacctttactccatactgactgactgctttaacaccacctttctccactgactgactgctttaacaccacctttactccactgactgactgctttaacaccacctttactccatactgactgactgctttaacaccacctttactccactgactgactgctttaacaccacctttcctccatactgactgactgctttaacaccacctttactccatactgactgactgctttaacaccacctttcctccactgactgactgctttaacaccacctttactccatactgactgactgctttaacaccacctttactccatactgactgactgctctAACACCAGCTTTACTCCACTGACTggctgctttaacaccacctttactccactgactgactgctttaacaccacctttactccatactgactgactgctttaacaccacctttactccatactgactgactgctttaacaccacctttactccatactgactgactgctttaacaccacctttactccactgactgactgctttaacaccacctttactccactgactgactgctttaacaccacctttactccactgactgactgctttaacaccacctttactccatactgactgactgctttaacaccacctttactccatactgactgactgctttaacaccacctttactccactgactgactgctctaacaccacctttactccactgactgactgctctAACACCACcttactccatactgactgactgctttaacaccacctttactccatactgactgactgctttaaacaccacctttactccactgactgactgctttaacaccacctttcctccactgactgactgctttaacaccacctttactccatactgactgactgctttaacaccacctttactccatactgactgactgctttaacaccacctttactccatactgactgactgctttaacaccacctttactccactgactgactgctttaacaccacctttactccactgactgactgctttaacaccacctttactccatactgactgactgctttaacaccacctttactccatactgactgactgctttaacaccacctttactccatactgactgactgctttaacaccacctttactccactgactgactgctttaacaccacctttactccatactgactgactgctttaacaccacctttactccatactgactgactgctttaacaccacctttactccactgactgactgctttaacaccacctttactccactgactgactgctttaacaccacctttactccatactgactgactgctttaacaccacctttactccatactgactgactgctctaacaccacctttactccatactgactgactgctttaacaccacctttactccatactgactgactgctttaacaccacctttactccactgactgactgctctaacaccacctttactccatactgactggctgctttaacaccacctttactccactgactgactgctttaacaccacctttactccatactgactgactgctttaacaccacctttactccatactgactgactgctttaacaccacctttactccatactgactgactgctttaacaccacctttactccactgactgactgctttaacaccacctttactccactgactgactgctttaacaccacctttactccactgactgactgctttaacaccacctttactccatactgactgactgctttaacaccacctttactccatactgactgactgctttaacaccacctttactccactgactgactgctctaacaccacctttactccactgactgactgctctaacaccacctttactccatactgactgactgctttaacaccacctttactccatactgactgactgctttaacaccacctttactccactgactgactgctttaacaccacctttcctccactgactgactgctttaacaccacctttactccatactgactgactgc of the Eleginops maclovinus isolate JMC-PN-2008 ecotype Puerto Natales chromosome 4, JC_Emac_rtc_rv5, whole genome shotgun sequence genome contains:
- the LOC134862756 gene encoding beta-1,3-galactosyltransferase 1-like is translated as MEQVYEQLWSAGREMQNRGSGGDGLRRQLKRLWLNHGLRYLLLCCLALLVWLSSNSLSWWDGFPLKDHNQWFVNTVQRPPSYRDRSNNTFEPIKTTEGSTVPPNVPRPVSTTLPPKGLQFHQAYPRNYHFIMDNKEVCKTKTPLLVLLVPVAPKNVAARDAIRQTWGSSSEVRGDVVLTLFMLGLYRAADVDVVQEKLQQENLLHHDLIQSDFLDTYLNLTIKTMVIMDWLVTRCPEAAYAMKVDSDIFLNIDNLVMMLQKPDIPKLNYLTGMLMWHRPVIRSKSSKWYVPVEMYPEPFYPTYTLGMGYVFSNDLPKKIVEASKSVNHFTIEDAYVGACMKKLGLSPRPPPNPSQFRAYNQKYDRCQYSKIITYILGSPKQLVDYWTDLKRPEPPC